In a genomic window of Zingiber officinale cultivar Zhangliang chromosome 9B, Zo_v1.1, whole genome shotgun sequence:
- the LOC122023850 gene encoding beta-glucosidase BoGH3B-like: MASDRLPPYRDATQPVEVRVRDLLSRMTLEEKAAQMAQIERRVASPDTLTGLPVGSVLSAGGSGPAERASARQWADMVDRMQRWALASRLGIPILYGIDAVHGHNNIYGATIFPHNVGLGATRDSDLARRIGEATALEVRATGIHWTFAPCVAVCRDVRWGRCYECFSEDTEIVRTMTSIVSGLQGPPPQDHFPGHPYLAGRKNVIACAKHFVGDGGTHKGINEGNTICTYNELEEIHMKPYLDCLAQGVSTIMASYTSWNGSPLHSNYHLITDVLKGKLGFKGFVVSDWEGIDRLCDPQGSNYRYCVLASINAGIDMIMVPFNYQKFLEDLIFLVESGRISTSRIDDAVERILRVKFVSGLFEHPFSDSSLLDVIGCEEHRLLAREAVRKSVVLLKNGKDKQKPLLPLDKKARRILVAGSHADDIGNQCGGWSITWHGDSGRITIGTTILEAIREATANETEVIYEQSPSEATFSNQDYSYAVVVIGEEPYAEFLGDRTTLDIPFGGADVVSFVASRVPTVLVLISGRPLYLEPSLLEKIDALVAAWLPGTEAGGIADVLFGDHDFEGVLPVTWFKSVDQLPMNVGHPAYDPLFPLGYGLKMNL; encoded by the exons ATGGCAAGCGACCGTCTCCCACCGTACCGAGATGCGACGCAGCCGGTGGAGGTGCGAGTTCGGGACCTGCTCTCCCGCATGACCCTCGAGGAGAAGGCCGCCCAGATGGCCCAGATCGAGCGACGCGTCGCCTCCCCTGATACTTTAACCGGCCTACCGGTCGGGAGCGTCCTTAGCGCCGGCGGAAGCGGCCCTGCCGAGCGCGCCTCCGCCCGCCAATGGGCTGACATGGTCGATCGCATGCAGCGGTGGGCGCTGGCCTCCCGCCTCGGCATCCCGATTCTCTACGGCATCGACGCTGTCCACGGCCACAACAACATCTATGGCGCCACCATCTTCCCCCACAACGTCGGCCTCGGCGCCACCAG AGATAGCGACCTCGCTCGTAGAATCGGGGAGGCGACTGCCCTGGAGGTTAGAGCCACCGGAATTCACTGGACTTTTGCCCCTTGTGTAGCA GTGTGCCGAGATGTGAGGTGGGGAAGATGCTATGAATGCTTCAGTGAGGACACGGAGATTGTGCGGACTATGACTTCAATTGTCTCTGGTTTGCAGGGGCCACCTCCCCAAGATCACTTTCCAGGTCATCCTTATCTTGCTGGGAG GAAGAATGTCATTGCCTGTGCTAAACATTTTGTTGGGGATGGTGGAACACACAAAGGAATTAATGAAGGGAATACAATTTGTACATACAATGAATTGGAGGAAATTCATATGAAGCCTTATCTAGACTGTCTTGCACAAGGGGTGTCCACAATTATGGCCTCCTATACAAGTTGGAATGGGAGTCCGTTGCATTCAAATTATCATCTCATAACAGACGTTCTCAAGGGCAAGCTGGGTTTCAAG gGTTTTGTAGTATCAGATTGGGAAGGAATAGATAGGCTATGTGACCCACAAGGATCGAATTACCGTTATTGCGTTCTTGCATCAATTAATGCTGGGATTGACATG ATTATGGTGCCCTTCAATTATCAGAAGTTTCTAGAAGATTTGATATTTCTTGTGGAATCAGGGAGAATATCTACCTCAAGGATTGATGATGCCGTAGAACGGATCTTACGAGTAAAATTTGTCTCTGGACTGTTTGAGCATCCTTTCTCTGACAGTTCCCTGTTAGATGTCATTGGCTGTGAG GAACATCGACTTCTTGCGCGTGAAGCAGTTAGAAAATCTGTAGTTTTATTGAAAAATGGAAAGGATAAGCAGAAACCCTTACTTCCATTAGATAAAAAGGCCAGAAGAATCCTTGTTGCTGGAAGCCATGCAGATGATATTGGAAATCAGTGTGGCGGATGGAGCATAACATGGCATGGAGACAGTGGAAGAATAACAATTG GCACAACTATATTGGAAGCAATTAGAGAAGCGACAGCAAACGAAACAGAAGTTATATATGAGCAATCCCCTTCAGAAGCCACTTTCTCTAACCAGGACTACTCTTATGCAGTAGTTGTTATTGGGGAGGAACCTTATGCTGAGTTCTTAGGCGATAGGACAACACTCGACATACCTTTTGGTGGTGCCGATGTAGTTTCTTTTGTCGCTAGCAGAGTGCCAACTGTACTGGTTTTGATATCCGGTAGGCCATTGTATCTTGAACCATCATTATTGGAGAAGATTGATGCTCTGGTGGCAGCTTGGTTACCTGGAACTGAGGCAGGAGGAATTGCTGACGTCCTATTTG